Proteins encoded by one window of Calonectris borealis chromosome 32, bCalBor7.hap1.2, whole genome shotgun sequence:
- the MRPS12 gene encoding small ribosomal subunit protein uS12m, translating into MPLRALLRAAASLRGGAAWTLPPAAVPGRRPVPLCPQQTADMATLNQMHRRGRPKPPPPKLGPTFGRPQIKGVVVKNLIRKPKKPNSANRKCARVRLSTGKEVVCFIPGEGHNLQEHHVVLVQGGRTQDLPGVKLTIVRGKYDCAHVQKKK; encoded by the exons ATGCCGCTCCGCGCCCTGCTGAGGGCCGCGGCCTCGCTGCGCGGCGGCG CCGCCTGGacgctcccgcccgccgcggtGCCCGGGAGGCGGCCGGTACCGCTGTGCCCGCAGCAGACCGCCGACATGGCCACCCTCAACCAGATGCACCGGCGGGGCCGACCCAAACCGCCCCCTCCCAAGCTGGGGCCCACCTTCGGCCGCCCCCAGATCAAGGGAGTGGTAGTCAAAAACCTGATCCGCAAGCCCAAGAAGCCCAACTCGGCGAACCGTAAATGCGCCCGGGTGAGGCTGAGCACCGGGAAGGAGGTGGTGTGCTTCATCCCCGGGGAGGGCCACAACCTGCAGGAGCACCACGTCGTGCTGGTGCAGGGCGGCCGCACCCAGGACCTGCCGGGGGTGAAGCTCACCATCGTGCGGGGCAAGTACGACTGCGCCCACGTCCAGAAGAAGAagtga